TAGCCGCGAGGACGCAGCACGTTCAGCCCCTTGAGGAAGGTGTCCTTGCCGACCGAGTCGTAAACGACGTGCACGCCGGCGCCCTCTGTCAGACGCTTGACCTCAGCCTCGAAGTCTTGCTCGCGGTAGAGGATCACGTCGTCCGCGCCGGCGGCTTTGGCCAGTTCGGCCTTGTCTGCCGAGCCGACCGTGGCGATCACACGCGCGCCCAGCCGCTTGGCGATCTGGATGAGCAATTGGCCGACGCCGCCCGAGCCGGCATGCACCAACGCCACGTCGCCGGGCTTGAGCGGATAAGTGGTGAGTGCGAGGTAGTGTGCGGTCATGCCTTGTAGCATCACTGCCGCGGCCTGCTCGATGGACACGCTGGGGGGGATGGGCACCAGCCGGCCCACCGGCACGATTGCATACTCCGCATACGCGCCCATCACCATCGCGTAAGCGACGTGATCGCCCGGCTTGAACTCGGTCACGCCGCTGCCCACCGCGTCTATGACGCCGGCAGCTTCCTGGCCGGGCACGAATGGCAATGGCACCTTGTACCAGCCCCGCCGCTGGTAGATATCTATGAAGTTCAGGCCGGCGGCGCCGACCTTCACGCGTGCTTCACCCGGCCCTGGTTCCGGGGTCGGCATATCTTCGTACACCAATGCGTCTGCATCGCCATGGGCATGAACTCGAACTGCTTTCATTGCGATATCGTCTCCTTGTCGTTGCGATGAACGTTGCGCCGATCAACGAACCAACGCGATCAGGCGCGCCACATCCTGCTTGAGATTGCGCCCGTGCGCTTCCATCGCCGGATCCACCGGGCCGATGCACGAGGGACAGCCGTGCTCGCAGGGGCATTCGGCCACGCGCTGAGCGGCCATCGTCATCAATTCTGCGTGATGCGCCATCAGCTCGTCGGCCAATCCGGTGCCGCCGGGCACCAGCTCATACAGCGTGATGGTTGGCAGGCGGGTATGCGGGCTGGCTGCATCGAACGTGGCAGCAATGTCACTGGGGTCGCACATCACGAACAACGGCGCCAGATTGCCGAGCAAGTAGCACAGGCCGCTCAATGCCCGGTTCACCGGCGCTGCCGTCTCGATCTTCGCGTGACACGACGGGCACACCGTCATTAGATTATCCAGATCGTTGGCTTGCAGGTAGCGATCGTTTTCGCCACGCACATAG
The window above is part of the Candidatus Roseilinea sp. genome. Proteins encoded here:
- a CDS encoding alcohol dehydrogenase: MKAVRVHAHGDADALVYEDMPTPEPGPGEARVKVGAAGLNFIDIYQRRGWYKVPLPFVPGQEAAGVIDAVGSGVTEFKPGDHVAYAMVMGAYAEYAIVPVGRLVPIPPSVSIEQAAAVMLQGMTAHYLALTTYPLKPGDVALVHAGSGGVGQLLIQIAKRLGARVIATVGSADKAELAKAAGADDVILYREQDFEAEVKRLTEGAGVHVVYDSVGKDTFLKGLNVLRPRGYMVLYGQSSGMVEPIDPQLLSQKGSLFLTRPTLGHYTLTRAELLGRAGDLFHWIAAGQLSVRVDRTFKLSEAADAHRYMEARQTRGKVLLIP